Within the Elusimicrobiaceae bacterium genome, the region ATCCGCGCACGCCGGGCGCAACATTTTCCGCTGACAAAAAAGGCCCGCTTGCGCGGGCCTTTTTCCGGAACGGGATCAGAGTCTACAGCAGCTCTGAAACCAGCGCGGCCAGCCGGCTGCGTTCGGTTTTAGAGAACGTGATGTGGCCGTAAATGTTTTGGCCTTTGAACCGGTCAACCAGATAGGTCAGTCCGTTCGATTCCTGATCGAGGTACGGAGTGTCAATCTGGCCGGGATCGCCGGTAACGACCACCTTGGTGCCTTCGCCCGCGCGGCTGAGAATGGTTTTGATTTCGTGCGGAGTGAGGTTTTGCGCGTCGTCCACAATCATATACTGCTTGGGCAGCGAGCGGCCCCGGATGTGGGTGACGGAGGCGATTTCCACGCGCCCGCTTTCCACCAGATAATCCGACTGCCGGGATCCTTCATCGGGACTCTTGCGGTCGGCGAGGTATTCGAGATTGTCAAATATCGCGCCCATCCAGATATTGAGTTTTTCATCTTTCGTGCCCGGCAGAAACCCGATGTCGCGGCCCACCGGCACTATCGAACGGCAGACAACAAGCCGGCGGTACACATCGTCGTCAATGGCTTTTTGCAGGCCGGCCGCCAGCGAGATAAGGGTTTTGCCGGTGCCCGCCTGCCCGACCATGGTCACGATATCAACCGACTCGTCCAGCAGCAGCTCCATCGCAAACCGCTGCTCTTTATTCAGCGGCTTGATGCCCCAGCAGACCGGA harbors:
- a CDS encoding PhoH family protein encodes the protein MPKIFILDTNVLLHDYNSLNKFQDNTVVIPIAVIEELDTFKKGDDELSKHARMISRHLDACRTTGKLSEGVPTKDGGIIRVTLDMKPVLPEYFKLSVPDNRILNTAVNFKSQKDTDVIVVSKDTNLRIKAEALGIEAQDYEAGKVKLDTLYTGITEAEVNSPVIDMFYKNREIKLEEGTYFPNQFLILKDNANPKHSAIGRISAKDGFLRPLAQNDPVCWGIKPLNKEQRFAMELLLDESVDIVTMVGQAGTGKTLISLAAGLQKAIDDDVYRRLVVCRSIVPVGRDIGFLPGTKDEKLNIWMGAIFDNLEYLADRKSPDEGSRQSDYLVESGRVEIASVTHIRGRSLPKQYMIVDDAQNLTPHEIKTILSRAGEGTKVVVTGDPGQIDTPYLDQESNGLTYLVDRFKGQNIYGHITFSKTERSRLAALVSELL